In Chiloscyllium plagiosum isolate BGI_BamShark_2017 chromosome 18, ASM401019v2, whole genome shotgun sequence, a single genomic region encodes these proteins:
- the LOC122558822 gene encoding urocortin-3-like: MFSQSFMMLSILLVVSFVSLKGHEVKGERFVGSYSNEESTAKMAEEEEEMKSLLAIRILDPSLGNPMAAEGSDRYPDRSQVKREDPALVRPLDAVTYWPRRTFTLPFQYTFDMQRGREMLLSRRNSKGTRFSLSLDVPTNILSILIDLAKAKDMRAKAAANAALMARIGK, translated from the coding sequence ATGTTCAGTCAGAGCTTCATGATGCTCTCAATTCTCCTCGTCGTGTCCTTTGTGTCACTGAAAGGTCACGAGGTCAAGGGTGAAAGGTTTGTGGGCAGCTACAGCAATGAGGAAAGCACAGCCAAGAtggcggaggaggaggaggaaatgaaAAGCCTGCTGGCCATACGAATCCTTGACCCGAGTCTCGGAAACCCCATGGCAGCTGAGGGGAGTGACCGGTATCCTGACCGCTCACAAGTCAAACGTGAAGACCCCGCATTGGTCCGCCCCCTTGATGCGGTGACCTATTGGCCCAGGAGGACATTCACCTTGCCATTCCAGTACACCTTCGACATGCAGAGGGGGAGGGAGATGTTGCTGTCCAGGAGGAATAGCAAGGGTACCAGGTTCTCCTTGTCCCTGGATGTGCCCACCAACATTCTCAGCATCCTCATTGACCTTGCCAAGGCAAAAGATATGAGGGCAAAAGCTGCTGCCAATGCTGCTCTGATGGCACGGATTGGAAAATGA